A region of Plantactinospora sp. BC1 DNA encodes the following proteins:
- a CDS encoding S8 family serine peptidase: MSGATRFHARLPRWCAAAVCGLLAVPLGAPAASADSARDRQWHLRALGVAEAHRVTQGAGVVVAVLDTGVRADHKDLTGNVLPGVDVTGAETDGRQDADGHGTAMAGLIAAHGHGSGNADGVLGIAPKAKILPVRAMRTESGAGDDLPRAIREAVRRKPAVLSLSLSGGASESLEQAVQEALAADIVLVAAAGNRPNDAFVGYPAAYPGVLAVGATGRDGKLAPVSVTGDPIGLVAPGVEIASSSRTGAYRSGTGTSDSTAIVAGAAALVRARYPDLPAAEVVHRLTATATDRGSPGRDPEYGHGVLDLVAALTADVEPAGAQPSPGTGPTPTTDPTSPAVAAPPPGDGSTELRLSPAAYAIGGACLLVLLAGVGVLGWLLLRGRRRRQGGPGPPPVPGQPVPAHPAPVPRYPGPPGARPYPSAPPAAPEHRGGHPPGYGPPGPPYPPTHPGAPPPGG, from the coding sequence GTGAGCGGAGCCACCCGGTTCCACGCACGGCTGCCGCGCTGGTGCGCGGCAGCCGTCTGCGGTCTGCTCGCGGTGCCGCTCGGCGCGCCCGCGGCGTCGGCGGACTCGGCCCGGGACCGGCAGTGGCACCTGCGGGCGCTCGGCGTCGCCGAGGCGCACCGGGTCACCCAGGGTGCCGGGGTCGTGGTGGCGGTGCTCGACACCGGGGTACGCGCCGACCACAAGGACCTGACCGGCAACGTGCTGCCCGGTGTCGACGTGACCGGCGCGGAGACCGACGGCCGGCAGGACGCCGACGGACACGGCACCGCGATGGCGGGACTGATCGCGGCGCACGGACACGGGTCCGGCAATGCCGACGGCGTCCTCGGAATCGCCCCGAAGGCCAAGATCCTGCCGGTCCGCGCCATGCGTACCGAGTCCGGTGCCGGGGACGACCTGCCCCGCGCCATCCGGGAGGCGGTCCGCCGCAAGCCCGCAGTGCTGTCGCTCTCGCTGAGCGGCGGCGCCAGCGAGAGCCTGGAGCAGGCGGTCCAGGAGGCGCTGGCCGCCGACATCGTCCTGGTCGCGGCCGCCGGCAACCGGCCGAACGACGCCTTCGTCGGCTATCCGGCGGCCTACCCGGGAGTACTCGCCGTCGGGGCCACCGGGCGGGACGGGAAACTGGCCCCGGTCAGCGTCACCGGTGACCCGATCGGGCTGGTCGCACCCGGGGTGGAGATCGCCTCCAGCAGCCGGACCGGGGCGTACCGGTCGGGCACCGGGACGAGCGACTCCACGGCGATCGTGGCCGGGGCGGCGGCCCTGGTCCGGGCGAGGTACCCGGATCTGCCCGCGGCCGAGGTGGTGCACCGGCTCACCGCCACCGCCACCGACCGGGGTAGCCCCGGTCGCGATCCGGAGTACGGGCACGGCGTACTCGACCTCGTCGCGGCACTGACCGCCGACGTCGAGCCGGCCGGAGCGCAGCCGAGCCCGGGGACCGGACCGACTCCCACCACGGACCCGACCTCACCGGCGGTGGCCGCTCCCCCGCCCGGCGACGGGTCGACCGAACTCCGGCTCAGCCCCGCCGCGTACGCGATCGGCGGCGCCTGCCTGCTGGTGCTGCTGGCCGGTGTCGGCGTACTCGGCTGGTTGCTGCTGCGGGGTCGACGCCGCCGGCAGGGCGGCCCCGGGCCACCACCCGTACCCGGGCAGCCGGTGCCGGCCCATCCCGCCCCGGTGCCGAGGTATCCGGGACCACCGGGTGCCCGCCCGTATCCGTCCGCTCCTCCGGCGGCGCCGGAGCACCGGGGTGGCCATCCGCCGGGCTACGGCCCGCCCGGACCGCCGTACCCGCCGACGCATCCCGGCGCACCGCCGCCGGGCGGATAG
- a CDS encoding LysR family transcriptional regulator ArgP — protein sequence MDLQFEQLRTFVAVVDHGSFEAAARRLHVTPSAVSQRMKALESTVGRVLVERGKPARPTPSGQVVLRLARQVALLVTDALGELGQDPAEPAEFSRIPIVVNGDSLNTWVLPALAAAARERICVDVYREDQDHSVELLRQGTAMAAITSESRPVQGCAVRPLGRMCYRPMASPEFVRTWLPEGPTLDALARAPMVVFDRRDDLQERYLRQRSRRAWAPPRHYVPSSGDFPEAIRLGLGWGMVPPQQSDRYPAGGLVPIDPAAVIEVPLYWQQWRLDSRLLGILADRVAEAAAEALDR from the coding sequence ATGGACCTCCAGTTCGAGCAGCTCCGCACCTTCGTCGCCGTCGTCGACCACGGCTCGTTCGAGGCGGCGGCCCGGCGGCTGCACGTCACCCCGTCGGCGGTCAGCCAGCGGATGAAGGCGCTGGAGAGCACCGTCGGCCGGGTGCTGGTCGAGCGCGGCAAGCCGGCCCGCCCCACGCCGTCGGGGCAGGTCGTGCTCCGGCTGGCCCGCCAGGTCGCGCTGCTGGTCACCGACGCGCTCGGCGAACTGGGGCAGGACCCGGCCGAACCGGCGGAGTTCAGCCGGATCCCGATCGTGGTCAACGGCGACTCGTTGAACACCTGGGTACTCCCGGCGCTGGCCGCCGCCGCCCGCGAGCGGATCTGTGTCGACGTCTACCGCGAGGACCAGGACCACTCCGTCGAACTGCTCCGCCAGGGTACGGCGATGGCGGCGATCACCTCGGAGTCCCGCCCGGTGCAGGGCTGTGCGGTACGCCCGCTCGGCCGGATGTGCTACCGCCCGATGGCCAGTCCGGAGTTCGTCCGGACCTGGCTGCCGGAGGGTCCCACGCTGGATGCGCTGGCCCGCGCCCCGATGGTGGTCTTCGACCGTCGGGACGACCTCCAGGAGCGCTACCTCCGGCAGCGGTCCCGCCGGGCCTGGGCCCCGCCGCGCCACTACGTCCCGTCCTCCGGGGACTTCCCCGAGGCGATCCGGCTCGGCCTCGGCTGGGGGATGGTGCCGCCCCAGCAGAGCGACCGCTACCCGGCCGGCGGCCTGGTGCCGATCGACCCGGCGGCGGTGATCGAGGTTCCGCTCTACTGGCAGCAGTGGCGGCTCGACTCCCGGCTCCTCGGCATCCTGGCCGACCGTGTCGCCGAGGCGGCCGCCGAGGCCCTCGACCGGTAA
- a CDS encoding alpha-1,4-glucan--maltose-1-phosphate maltosyltransferase has translation MSGRIPIEDVTPSVAGGRYPAKAVVGELVPVTARSYREGHAAMGCQVAWRGPDGVERPVVRMRPGPHVDDRWHATIRPDAVGAWSFTVQAFEDPYLTWRNAVVKKIDAGQQVADLANDLAEGADLLDRAADGVPEADRDRVLGAATALRDDERPLPERVSPALDLADLLWTHPVRTLLTDAPAQPIWVDRRRALFSAWYEFFPRSEGAVLAADGRPARSGTFRTAAERLPGVAAMGFDVLYLPPIHPIGRKNRKGRNAALVAGPDDVGSPWAIGAAEGGHDAIHPDLGTLDDFRAFVAAAEEVGLDVAMDLALQAAPDHPWVTAHPEWFTTRADGSIAYAENPPKKYEDIYPINFDNDPEGLRAEVLRVVLHWVGQGVRIFRVDNPHTKPFDFWHWLIWEVKRHDPDVLFLAEAFTRPAVMHGLGKIGFTQSYTYFAWRTSPAELREYCTELVAAADHMRPNFWPNTPDILPEHLQHCGPPMFKIRAVLASLLSPSWGIYAGYELFEHVARPGAEEYLDNEKFELRPRDWSAAEAEGRSLAPFLARLNAIRRANPALHWLRNLVFHEIDNPALLCWSKRDEQTGNTVLVVCSVDPGQVQWGNTVLDMPALGFDWHERFTVHDELTGARYDWGQHNAVRLDPFLLPAHVFTVHRHDGPPGDAPEAGAEPTDATAGPEGLGWTS, from the coding sequence GTGAGTGGACGGATCCCGATCGAGGACGTGACGCCGTCCGTGGCGGGTGGTCGCTACCCGGCCAAGGCGGTGGTGGGAGAACTGGTCCCGGTGACCGCCCGGTCGTACCGGGAGGGCCACGCGGCGATGGGCTGCCAGGTCGCCTGGCGCGGCCCGGACGGTGTCGAGCGGCCGGTGGTCCGGATGCGCCCCGGCCCGCATGTCGACGACCGGTGGCACGCCACGATCCGCCCGGATGCGGTGGGCGCGTGGAGCTTCACCGTGCAGGCGTTCGAGGACCCCTACCTGACCTGGCGGAACGCCGTCGTCAAGAAGATCGACGCCGGGCAGCAGGTGGCCGACCTCGCCAACGACCTGGCCGAGGGCGCCGACCTGCTGGACCGGGCCGCCGACGGCGTACCGGAGGCGGACCGGGACCGGGTCCTCGGTGCCGCCACGGCGCTGCGGGACGACGAGCGGCCGCTGCCCGAGCGGGTCTCGCCCGCGCTGGACCTGGCGGACCTGCTCTGGACCCATCCGGTCCGGACGCTGCTGACCGACGCACCGGCCCAGCCGATCTGGGTCGACCGGCGCAGGGCGCTCTTCTCCGCCTGGTACGAGTTCTTCCCGCGCTCCGAGGGGGCGGTGCTGGCCGCCGACGGCCGGCCCGCCCGGTCCGGAACCTTCCGCACCGCCGCCGAACGGCTGCCCGGGGTCGCCGCGATGGGCTTCGACGTGCTCTACCTGCCGCCGATCCACCCGATCGGCCGGAAGAACCGGAAGGGCCGCAACGCCGCCCTGGTCGCCGGACCCGACGACGTCGGCTCGCCGTGGGCGATCGGCGCGGCCGAGGGCGGCCACGACGCCATCCACCCGGACCTCGGCACGCTCGACGACTTCCGGGCGTTCGTCGCCGCCGCCGAGGAGGTCGGCCTGGATGTGGCGATGGACCTCGCGCTCCAGGCCGCGCCGGACCACCCGTGGGTGACCGCGCATCCGGAGTGGTTCACCACCCGGGCGGACGGGTCGATCGCGTACGCCGAGAACCCGCCGAAGAAGTACGAGGACATCTATCCGATCAACTTCGACAACGATCCGGAGGGGCTCCGGGCCGAGGTGCTGCGGGTGGTGCTGCACTGGGTCGGGCAGGGCGTCCGGATCTTCCGGGTGGACAACCCGCACACCAAGCCGTTCGACTTCTGGCACTGGCTGATCTGGGAGGTCAAGCGGCACGACCCGGACGTGCTCTTCCTGGCCGAGGCGTTCACCCGACCGGCGGTGATGCACGGGCTCGGCAAGATCGGCTTCACCCAGTCCTACACCTACTTCGCCTGGCGGACCAGCCCGGCGGAGCTGCGGGAGTACTGCACCGAGCTGGTGGCGGCGGCCGACCACATGCGGCCGAACTTCTGGCCGAACACCCCGGACATCCTGCCGGAGCACCTCCAGCACTGCGGGCCGCCGATGTTCAAGATCCGGGCGGTACTGGCCAGCCTCCTCTCGCCCTCCTGGGGGATCTACGCCGGCTACGAACTCTTCGAGCACGTGGCCCGGCCGGGCGCCGAGGAGTACCTCGACAACGAGAAGTTCGAGCTGCGCCCCCGGGACTGGTCGGCGGCCGAGGCGGAGGGGCGGTCCCTGGCCCCGTTCCTGGCCCGGCTCAACGCGATCCGGCGGGCGAATCCGGCGCTGCACTGGCTGCGCAACCTGGTCTTCCACGAGATCGACAACCCGGCGCTGCTCTGCTGGTCGAAACGGGACGAGCAGACCGGCAACACGGTACTGGTGGTCTGCTCGGTCGATCCCGGGCAGGTGCAGTGGGGCAACACCGTGCTGGACATGCCGGCGCTCGGCTTCGACTGGCACGAGCGGTTCACCGTGCACGACGAGCTGACCGGT
- the glgA gene encoding glycogen synthase has product MGFAPDDRRLRVDLLTREYPPEVYGGAGVHVEYLARELRSRADTRVHCFGAPRQPPYAEPGVTAYPEPAELGHANAALRTMGVDLAMAAGTAGTDVVHSHTWYANLAGHVAKLLHGVPHVVTVHSLEPLRPWKAEQLGGGYALSSWCERTALEAADAVIAVSAGMMRDLLAAYPAVSPDRVRVVHNGIDTHQYAPDSGTEVLDRLGIDPGRPSVTYVGRITRQKGLPYLLRAARRLPAEAQLVLLAGAPDTAEIAAEVEELVTELRGSREGVVWVAEMLPKPEVIQILSHSTVFVCPSVYEPMGIVNLEAMACETAVVATATGGIPEVVADGSTGLLVPIAQASDGTGTPLDPERFVADLADAITELLDDPKRAVELGRAGRRRAVEHFSWDAIADRTLAVYREALGG; this is encoded by the coding sequence ATGGGATTCGCACCTGATGATCGGCGGCTGCGGGTTGACCTGCTGACCCGGGAGTACCCCCCGGAGGTGTACGGCGGGGCCGGGGTGCACGTCGAATACCTCGCCCGGGAGCTGCGTTCCCGCGCCGACACCCGGGTGCACTGCTTCGGCGCGCCCCGGCAGCCCCCGTACGCCGAGCCGGGCGTCACCGCCTATCCCGAGCCGGCCGAACTGGGGCACGCGAACGCCGCCCTGCGGACCATGGGGGTGGACCTGGCGATGGCGGCCGGTACCGCCGGCACCGACGTGGTGCACAGCCACACCTGGTACGCCAACCTCGCCGGACACGTCGCCAAGCTGCTGCACGGGGTGCCGCACGTGGTGACCGTGCACAGCCTGGAGCCCCTGCGGCCGTGGAAGGCCGAGCAGCTCGGCGGCGGGTACGCGCTCTCCTCCTGGTGCGAGCGGACCGCGCTGGAGGCCGCAGACGCGGTGATCGCGGTCTCCGCCGGGATGATGCGCGACCTGCTGGCCGCCTATCCGGCGGTCTCACCGGACCGGGTACGCGTGGTGCACAACGGCATCGACACCCACCAGTACGCCCCCGACTCCGGCACCGAGGTGCTGGACCGGCTCGGCATCGACCCGGGCCGGCCCAGCGTGACGTACGTCGGCCGGATCACCCGGCAGAAGGGCCTGCCGTACCTGCTCCGGGCGGCGCGCCGGTTGCCGGCGGAGGCCCAGCTCGTGCTGCTGGCCGGCGCCCCGGACACGGCGGAGATCGCCGCCGAGGTGGAGGAGCTGGTCACCGAGCTGCGGGGCAGCCGGGAGGGCGTGGTCTGGGTGGCCGAGATGCTGCCCAAGCCCGAGGTGATCCAGATCCTCAGCCACAGCACCGTCTTCGTCTGCCCCTCCGTCTACGAGCCGATGGGCATCGTCAACCTGGAGGCGATGGCCTGCGAGACGGCGGTGGTGGCGACCGCCACCGGCGGCATTCCCGAGGTGGTCGCGGACGGCTCCACCGGCCTGCTGGTGCCGATCGCCCAGGCAAGCGACGGCACCGGTACCCCGCTCGACCCGGAGCGCTTCGTCGCCGACCTCGCCGACGCGATCACCGAACTGCTCGACGACCCGAAACGCGCCGTCGAGCTCGGCCGGGCCGGCCGGCGCCGGGCGGTCGAACACTTCTCCTGGGACGCCATCGCCGACCGGACCCTGGCGGTCTACCGGGAAGCCCTCGGCGGCTGA
- a CDS encoding LysE/ArgO family amino acid transporter: protein MILSSTAAATGPAPLLVTGFGVGLSLIVAIGAQNAYVLRQGVRAEHVLPIVLICAVSDAVLILAGITGIGAVVERAPVVLTVVRWAGAAFLIGYGLLAARRAFGTQSLQAGNGGNGVTLRTAVLTVLAMTWLNPHVYLDTVLLLGSIANTHGPSGRWSFGAGAALASLVWFAALGYGARRLNRAFTRPAAWRILDALIATTMLTIGLGLLLDA, encoded by the coding sequence GTGATCCTCTCCTCCACTGCCGCCGCGACCGGCCCGGCGCCGCTGCTCGTCACCGGATTCGGCGTCGGCCTCTCCCTGATCGTGGCGATCGGCGCCCAGAACGCGTACGTGCTCCGCCAGGGCGTACGCGCCGAACACGTCCTGCCGATCGTGCTGATCTGCGCCGTCTCGGACGCGGTGCTGATCCTGGCCGGCATCACCGGGATCGGGGCGGTGGTCGAACGCGCCCCGGTCGTGCTCACCGTGGTCCGCTGGGCCGGCGCCGCCTTCCTGATCGGCTACGGCCTGCTCGCCGCCCGCCGGGCCTTCGGCACCCAGAGCCTCCAGGCCGGCAACGGTGGCAACGGCGTGACACTCCGCACGGCCGTACTCACCGTGCTGGCGATGACCTGGCTCAATCCGCACGTCTACCTGGACACCGTCCTGCTGCTCGGCTCCATCGCCAACACCCACGGCCCGTCCGGCCGGTGGTCGTTCGGGGCCGGAGCCGCGCTCGCCAGCCTCGTCTGGTTCGCCGCACTCGGCTACGGCGCCCGCCGCCTCAACCGCGCCTTCACCCGTCCCGCCGCCTGGCGCATCCTGGACGCCCTGATCGCGACGACCATGCTCACCATCGGCCTCGGCCTGCTGCTGGACGCGTGA
- the pgm gene encoding phosphoglucomutase (alpha-D-glucose-1,6-bisphosphate-dependent), which produces MSVHARAGQPAEPEDLVDVPRLVTAYYAEQPDPADPAQQVSFGTSGHRGSSLRAAFNERHILAITQATCEYRRDQGVDGPLYLARDTHALSEPAMVSALEVLAANEVTVLVDSRDGYTPTPALSHAVLRHNSGRTGGLADGIVITPSHNPPSDGGFKYNPTHGGPADTDATRWIQERANALLADGLREVRRIPYARARAAVTTGRYDFLAEYVDDLPSALDLAAVRAAGVRIGADPLGGASVAYWGEIADRHGLDLTVVNPLVDPTWRFMTLDWDGKIRMDCSSPHAMASLIARRADYQVATGNDADADRHGIVTPDGGLMNPNHYLAVSISYLFGHRPDWSADAAVGKTLVSSSMIDRVAADLGRKLLEVPVGFKWFVPGLLDGSVGFGGEESAGASFLARDGRTWTTDKDGILLCLLAAEIIAVTGRTPSEHYADLVSRFGEPAYARIDAPADREQKAVLGKLSPDQVTATELAGEPITATLTEAPGNGAAIGGLKVSTESGWFAARPSGTEDVYKIYAESFRGPEHLGRLQEEAQALITDVLKQG; this is translated from the coding sequence ATGTCGGTCCACGCCCGCGCCGGCCAGCCCGCCGAGCCCGAGGACCTGGTAGACGTGCCCCGGCTCGTCACCGCGTACTACGCCGAGCAGCCGGACCCGGCCGACCCGGCGCAGCAGGTCTCGTTCGGCACCTCGGGGCATCGTGGATCGAGCCTGCGGGCCGCCTTCAACGAGCGGCACATCCTGGCGATAACCCAGGCGACCTGCGAATACCGGCGGGACCAGGGCGTCGACGGGCCGCTGTACCTGGCCCGCGACACGCACGCGCTCTCCGAGCCGGCGATGGTCAGCGCGCTGGAGGTGCTGGCCGCCAACGAGGTGACGGTGCTGGTCGACAGCCGGGACGGCTACACCCCGACCCCGGCGCTGTCGCACGCCGTGCTCCGGCACAACTCCGGGCGCACCGGCGGGCTCGCCGACGGGATCGTGATCACCCCGTCGCACAACCCGCCGTCGGACGGGGGCTTCAAATACAACCCGACGCACGGTGGGCCGGCCGACACCGACGCGACCAGGTGGATCCAGGAGCGGGCGAACGCGCTGCTGGCAGACGGACTCCGCGAGGTGAGGCGGATTCCGTACGCGCGGGCGCGCGCCGCCGTCACCACCGGCCGGTACGACTTCCTCGCCGAGTACGTCGACGACCTGCCCTCGGCCCTCGACCTCGCCGCGGTACGGGCCGCCGGGGTGCGGATCGGCGCGGACCCGCTCGGCGGCGCGAGCGTGGCGTACTGGGGCGAGATCGCCGACCGGCACGGCCTGGACCTGACCGTGGTGAACCCGCTGGTCGACCCGACCTGGCGGTTCATGACCCTGGACTGGGACGGCAAGATCCGGATGGACTGCTCGTCCCCGCACGCGATGGCCTCGCTGATCGCCCGGCGCGCCGACTACCAGGTCGCGACCGGCAACGACGCCGACGCGGACCGGCACGGCATCGTCACCCCGGACGGCGGGCTGATGAACCCGAACCACTACCTGGCGGTGTCGATCTCCTATCTATTCGGCCACCGGCCGGACTGGTCCGCCGACGCGGCGGTCGGCAAGACCCTGGTCTCCTCCTCCATGATCGACCGGGTCGCCGCCGACCTGGGCCGGAAACTCCTGGAGGTCCCGGTCGGCTTCAAGTGGTTCGTGCCGGGACTGCTGGACGGCTCGGTCGGGTTCGGCGGCGAGGAGAGCGCCGGGGCGTCGTTCCTGGCCCGCGACGGCCGGACCTGGACCACCGACAAGGACGGCATCCTGCTCTGCCTGCTCGCCGCCGAGATCATCGCGGTGACCGGGCGTACCCCGAGCGAGCACTACGCCGACCTGGTGAGCCGGTTCGGCGAGCCGGCGTACGCCCGGATCGACGCGCCGGCCGACCGGGAACAGAAGGCCGTGCTCGGAAAGCTCTCCCCGGACCAGGTCACCGCCACCGAACTGGCCGGCGAGCCGATCACCGCCACCCTGACCGAGGCGCCGGGCAACGGTGCGGCGATCGGCGGGCTGAAGGTCAGCACCGAGTCCGGCTGGTTCGCCGCCCGCCCCTCCGGCACCGAGGACGTCTACAAGATCTACGCGGAGTCGTTCCGGGGGCCGGAGCATCTCGGCCGGCTCCAGGAGGAGGCCCAGGCCCTGATCACCGACGTGCTGAAGCAGGGCTGA